The Halobacillus amylolyticus nucleotide sequence GCCCATTCAGGCGCATGTTTAGGCTTCATCATATAAGTTTCAGGTTGTACTAGACGTTTGTATTCATTGGTTTTATTGTATCGTTCACTATGTAATTTCTCACCAGAACGATAAGCAGCAGCAGCTGTAGCCGACTGCCCCTTTCCTCTCGAAATCATTTGACCTGAAAAATGATAAATAGCCATACATGAGCCCTCCTTTCTCCTCAACATGAGCGAAGCGAATTTTACCGCAAATCTTTTGAAGGTGTTAGCCTTCTCAAACGATAGTTTTGACAGGCACGGTGCATAAGTGCGAAAAGCATTTGTATAAAAAACCAACAGTAGAAGTCAGCTTCAAATTTTCCCCAAGAAAAAACGAGCGCGAATTCTGCACTCGTCATTATCCTCTATTCTTTATCAAGAGCAATATTTTTCGCGGGTGCGAAAGTTGAAATTGCATGCTTGAAAATTAGCTGTTGTTTACCGTCTGTCTCAAGTAGAACAGTAAAATTATCAAAGGCTTTAATGACACCGCGTAACTGAAAGCCATTTAGCAAAAATACTGTTATTTGCATACGTTCTTTTCTTAATTGATTTAAATAATTGTCTTGAATGTTTACGGATTGAGCCATGAATCTTCCTCCTCTTTTCTATCTATATTAATACCATTCTAGCTTTTTCCCAGCATTCCTGCTAAATCATGTAATATTTTTTCAAATTTAATCTCATAGTTATCTGGCTGAATGTCGTACCAATGAACATTCAGCTTATTCCTGAAATAAGTGTATTGCCGCTTAGCGTAGCGTCTGGAATTACGTTTTAGCAGCTCAACAGCACGATCAAGCTCATATTCTCCCTTAAAGTACGGGATGAATTCTTTATAACCGATCGCACTCATCGATTGACACCCTTCCAGGCCGCGCTCATATAAGCTGCGGACTTCATTTACTAAATCTTCTTCGATCATTTGGTCAACACGGTTATTAATCCTTTTATAAAGAAGCTCCCTATCCATCTCAAGCCCAATTAAAATGGGATGAAACGGGGAAACGGAACTTTGTTGAGACTGAAGCTCACTCATCGTTTGACCTGTTGACTCATATACTTCAAGGGCTCTTAGGACGCGTCGCCCATTATTCGGGTGAATCTTGTCTGCTTGAACAGGATCAATACTCACCAACCGATTATACATCACTTGAATCCCTTGCTCTTCCGCTTGCTTTTCAAGCTTCCTCATGATGTGTTCGTCTTTTTCTTCTGATGAAAAATTGTAATCAAATAGTGTCGCTTGTATGTATAACCCTGTGCCTCCTACTAAAACAGGCACCTTCCCCCGCTCATAAATAGCAACAATAAGTGATTGTACCTTTTTTTGAAATTCAGCGACAGAAAAAGATTGATCAGCATCCTTTATATCAATCATATGGTGAACAACTCCATCCATCTCTTTCGCTGTCACTTTCGCCGTCCCAATGTTCATATCGCGATAAATCTGCATTGAATCCCCACTTATGACTTCTCCGTTGAAACGCTTAGCTGTTTCAACTCCAAGTTTTGATTTCCCAACCGCAGTAGGGCCGACAATACTGATCACCTTAGGTTTCAAAAAATCACCCTCCTTTCTTATATCGATAATTATACACGAATCGCTCTATGTTCCCATATGATTCAGCCGACTAACTAAACCCGTTACCTAAACTAACGTCCTACGTTAGTCAATTTCAAAGAATCCGTTATTTTTTATATCGATTTTCGTTAGTTGTGTGGTATAATCAAGGAAAGGTGGTGTTGACGTGATTAATCAACGCATTCGGTCATTAAGAAAAGAGAGACGTTTAACTCAAACGATGTTAGCAGAAAAGGTAGGCGTTTCCGCACAAGTTGTATCGAATTGGGAACGTCATTACACCTCACCAGACCTTGATGATCTCTCGAAAATTGCTTATGCACTGAACACAACGGCTGATTACCTATTAGGGCTAAGTGATGAAAAGGAAGATGAAATGAGGGAAATTAAGTTATTCTTGAAGGATAAAGGCTATGAGAAGACGGTTATTTTTGATAAAGAAGCATGGCTTAATGTGCAGCCGGAAGAAATAAATCAAATCGATAACTACTTTCGTTTTCTATTACAACAAAA carries:
- a CDS encoding helix-turn-helix domain-containing protein; this translates as MINQRIRSLRKERRLTQTMLAEKVGVSAQVVSNWERHYTSPDLDDLSKIAYALNTTADYLLGLSDEKEDEMREIKLFLKDKGYEKTVIFDKEAWLNVQPEEINQIDNYFRFLLQQKHPS
- a CDS encoding MobA/MobL family protein — encoded protein: MAIYHFSGQMISRGKGQSATAAAAYRSGEKLHSERYNKTNEYKRLVQPETYMMKPKHAPEWANDRGRLWNEVEKIEKQKNSQLAREFNVALPVE
- the miaA gene encoding tRNA (adenosine(37)-N6)-dimethylallyltransferase MiaA; protein product: MKPKVISIVGPTAVGKSKLGVETAKRFNGEVISGDSMQIYRDMNIGTAKVTAKEMDGVVHHMIDIKDADQSFSVAEFQKKVQSLIVAIYERGKVPVLVGGTGLYIQATLFDYNFSSEEKDEHIMRKLEKQAEEQGIQVMYNRLVSIDPVQADKIHPNNGRRVLRALEVYESTGQTMSELQSQQSSVSPFHPILIGLEMDRELLYKRINNRVDQMIEEDLVNEVRSLYERGLEGCQSMSAIGYKEFIPYFKGEYELDRAVELLKRNSRRYAKRQYTYFRNKLNVHWYDIQPDNYEIKFEKILHDLAGMLGKS
- the hfq gene encoding RNA chaperone Hfq, whose amino-acid sequence is MAQSVNIQDNYLNQLRKERMQITVFLLNGFQLRGVIKAFDNFTVLLETDGKQQLIFKHAISTFAPAKNIALDKE